The Henckelia pumila isolate YLH828 chromosome 2, ASM3356847v2, whole genome shotgun sequence genome includes a window with the following:
- the LOC140883384 gene encoding zinc finger CCCH domain-containing protein 48-like translates to MLFAGIEDGTILVWKWDPKANIPIPTATLMGHNGAICSITIGGKNLYTGSKDHNTRDWNLETLQCVQILSGHTGDVTSLLCWDRYLLSASLDNTLKIWGETRSKIIEFVCDLKERGFLAIRGIHDVEEKPILVCLCNDSTVGLYELPSFEERGRISTRGEAKVVETGVDRLVFVGDDTGISPSADCNDSNRRMEALC, encoded by the exons ATGCTCTTTGCGGGCATAGAG GATGGTACCATTTTGGTTTGGAAATGGGATCCAAAGGCCAATATCCCTATACCAACTGCAACCCTGATGGGGCACAATGGTGCTATTTGTTCAATTACTATAGGGGGTAAGAACCTCTATACAGGATCCAAGGACCACAACACAAGG GATTGGAACCTTGAAACTTTGCAGTGTGTGCAAATATTAAGTGGGCACACCGGAGACGTGACATCTCTCCTTTGTTGGGACCGCTATCTGCTATCTGCTTCTCTGGACAACACGCTAAAG ATTTGGGGTGAGACTCGGAGTAAGATTATAGAATTCGTGTGTGATCTCAAAGAACGA GGGTTTCTTGCCATCCGGGGTATACATGACGTGGAAGAGAAGCCTATACTTGTCTGCTTGTGCAATGATAGCACTGTTGGCCTCTATGAATTGCCTTC ATTTGAAGAAAGAGGCAGAATATCTACAAGAGGGGAAGCCAAAGTTGTTGAAACCGGCGTTGATAGGTTGGTTTTCGTCGGCGATGACACGGGGATCTCACCGTCTGCAGATTGCAATGACTCAAACAGAAGAATGGAGGCTCTTTGTTGA
- the LOC140878019 gene encoding uncharacterized protein — protein sequence MEITDIFFWMKDTLSRMDFEKFAMRTWATWSQRLKLVHNSKGNSRDINVEWSEKLLYDFHNARMALKLDSMGEVSRSSDKWVAPPVNSLKLDVDAAYNERANSYAYGGIIRDHGGRPVLAFGRKLDKPQSVTVAELFAIKGGLKIAQDFGILVNQITSDSLLAVRAVTGLEEDFSYAGATATDIRYHMASHHNLNITHVRRSANSIAHSIAAFVISSLSHLVLNDFSFQ from the coding sequence ATGGAGATTActgatatatttttttggatGAAGGATACACTTAGCAGGATGGATTTTGAGAAGTTTGCTATGAGGACTTGGGCAACTTGGAGTCAGAGACTAAAATTGGTGCACAATTCAAAGGGGAACTCGAGAGATATTAATGTGGAATGGAGTGAAAAACTTTTATATGATTTTCATAATGCACGCATGGCACTAAAACTTGACAGTATGGGGGAGGTGAGCAGATCATCAGATAAATGGGTTGCTCCGCCTGTTAACAGCCTTAAATTGGATGTAGATGCGGCATATAATGAGAGAGCTAATAGCTATGCATATGGTGGGATAATTCGTGACCATGGTGGCCGCCCTGTTCTGGCTTTTGGAAGGAAATTAGATAAGCCTCAATCCGTTACAGTTGCTGAACTTTTTGCTATTAAGGGTGGATTAAAGATTGCTCAGGATTTTGGTATTCTGGTGAACCAAATTACTTCTGATTCCCTCCTTGCAGTACGAGCAGTTACTGGCTTGGAAGAGGATTTTAGCTATGCAGGCGCAACTGCTACAGACATTCGATATCACATGGCGTCTcatcataatttaaatattactCATGTACGGAGATCGGCGAATTCGATAGCTCATTCGATCGCTGCTTTTGTTATTTCTTCCTTATCTCACCTTGTATTGAATGACTTCTCTTTTCAATAA